One region of Flavobacterium sp. GSB-24 genomic DNA includes:
- a CDS encoding RagB/SusD family nutrient uptake outer membrane protein, which translates to MNLIKKTILGLTLIIGLGSCEDYIDKEPLSDYLSSNFYNNEAAIEQGTNGSYQGLYMESSQLPFFTLYDMYTPMGIERADNNSIGVNNVNLENNFIVEGQWANFYKGIARANTVIEGSAPYIDGLSDKAKQYVAENKVIRATHYHYLVSLYGDVPFFTKSVTPEEQKSATRKPWMEIVDYLLNDLEEASTQLPWQAAELGRVDKSYALGLKARIALYAGSWCKEGFGMKGTKDAAKAAVYFDIAAQTSRRIIQESGRSLAPNFDDLFTRAGQLTGPVKKENIFALSYSDQASKKTHYQSFGEMARTVGGQSGRFPTQLLVDTFEMTNGKRIDEPGSGYDPKNPFVNRDPRLKMSIYTHKSNIIANNGGVKLNILMELYKPTTTAFDAANNATSITNLDYTGSVAQYGYIQSGVGYLWRKYNYFNDEIVSEPSYNILMMRYAEILLMYAEAKIELNQIDGTVTGAINEVRARVNMPATTLADQAKLRQLVRRERKVELIREAGLHFFDMRRWRTGALENAERTYGFPIATGVIPATGNNPGTYPDGFTQVTADMVPSYGTPGSERDLNDLALYAAYGSKLRQRDADRPNNWNDKFYLWPIPQVERNKAPQLTQNDGYGQ; encoded by the coding sequence ATCGAACAGGGAACAAACGGATCTTACCAAGGTCTGTATATGGAGAGCAGCCAGTTGCCATTTTTCACGCTTTATGATATGTACACGCCAATGGGTATCGAAAGAGCCGACAATAACTCGATTGGCGTAAACAATGTTAACTTAGAAAATAACTTTATTGTGGAGGGACAGTGGGCTAATTTCTACAAAGGAATAGCAAGAGCCAATACCGTTATCGAAGGTTCTGCCCCTTATATTGACGGTTTAAGCGATAAAGCAAAACAATATGTTGCAGAAAATAAAGTAATTAGAGCAACACATTACCATTATCTAGTTTCATTGTACGGAGATGTGCCTTTCTTTACAAAATCGGTAACTCCAGAAGAGCAAAAAAGTGCTACAAGAAAACCTTGGATGGAAATCGTTGATTATTTATTGAACGATCTTGAAGAAGCGAGTACACAATTGCCTTGGCAGGCTGCAGAATTAGGGCGCGTAGACAAATCGTATGCTTTGGGTCTAAAAGCTAGAATTGCTTTGTACGCAGGATCATGGTGCAAAGAAGGTTTTGGTATGAAAGGAACGAAGGATGCAGCAAAAGCGGCTGTTTATTTTGACATTGCAGCACAGACTTCAAGAAGAATTATTCAGGAATCTGGAAGATCTTTAGCACCAAACTTCGACGATTTATTTACAAGAGCGGGACAGCTTACTGGGCCAGTTAAAAAAGAAAATATTTTTGCACTTTCTTATTCAGATCAGGCATCAAAAAAGACACATTACCAATCTTTTGGTGAAATGGCAAGAACAGTTGGAGGACAGTCAGGAAGATTCCCAACCCAGTTATTAGTAGATACTTTTGAAATGACAAACGGAAAAAGAATCGATGAGCCAGGTTCTGGTTACGATCCTAAAAATCCGTTTGTCAACAGAGATCCGCGTTTGAAAATGTCTATTTACACACATAAATCGAACATCATTGCAAATAATGGAGGAGTAAAGCTGAATATCTTAATGGAATTATACAAGCCAACGACTACAGCATTTGACGCGGCAAACAATGCAACTTCAATTACGAATTTAGATTACACAGGATCTGTAGCACAATACGGTTACATTCAGAGTGGAGTTGGATACCTATGGAGAAAATACAATTACTTTAATGACGAAATTGTTTCAGAGCCTTCATACAACATTTTAATGATGCGTTATGCAGAAATTTTATTAATGTACGCTGAAGCAAAAATCGAATTAAACCAAATTGACGGTACCGTTACTGGAGCGATCAACGAAGTTAGAGCCAGAGTAAACATGCCGGCAACAACATTGGCAGATCAGGCAAAATTAAGACAATTGGTTCGCAGAGAACGTAAAGTAGAACTTATTAGAGAAGCAGGATTACACTTCTTCGATATGAGAAGATGGAGAACTGGAGCATTGGAAAATGCAGAAAGAACATACGGATTCCCAATTGCAACAGGAGTAATCCCAGCTACGGGTAATAATCCTGGTACTTATCCCGACGGATTTACTCAAGTAACTGCAGATATGGTTCCATCCTATGGGACACCAGGTTCTGAGAGAGATTTGAATGACTTAGCACTTTATGCTGCTTACGGAAGCAAACTACGCCAGAGAGATGCAGACAGACCAAACAACTGGAATGATAAATTCTATTTATGGCCGATTCCTCAGGTTGAAAGAAACAAGGCGCCTCAGCTTACGCAAAATGATGGTTACGGTCAATAA